The sequence AAGTGTTTGTCCACACAAACGGCCAACTAAGGGCGGCCCACTTAATCTTGGACTACATCCCAATTTCCAAGAGATTCCAGGCGCCAAAGTGCGTCATAAAGGCCAAAAACCCTCATCTGCACAGGATAAGCGTTGTCGCTCTGGGTTTTCTCATCTCTGGTCCAATCCTAGAAGGCATGCTTGTCACCAACCCCATACCTAAAGACATTCCAAAGGTAGATCTACCACCACAGCATACAACCGAGAAGGCCACTTCTTCTCATCCTGCCAttacaaaggaagaagaagaaaaggaagaagaggtAGTTAAAGTGTCTGACTCTGAGGATGAGTTCGACGTCTTCAACCAACCTTTGTCCCCAGAAGCTTCTCTTGGTGACCTTGGCCTCTCTTCCTCATCCCAATCCAGCCATAACCAAGAAGCTATTAATACATCCAACGAGATGGGAATACAGCGCAAGCAAAGGGCCACCCTCCAAGAACTTTTGGAATCTTAGCCTGGGGGACACGCACCTAGAAAGACAGCCCAAACGAGGCTTTTCACTCCTCCGCCCACCCAACCCCTCCGAACTGATCCAGTTGACCACAAGAGGAAGAgggaggaaaaggaaaaagaagtggTAGAGACTGGGAGAACCCACTCTTCCCAAGCAACCCAGAGGGATGCAGACGAGGTCAGCTAATGAGGGAGAAAAGAGGGGTGACCACCAAGCTGCAGCCCCAACCTAGGCCCCATGCATGGAGCTGGATGGAGCTCCTCTTCTTAGCGATGCCTCCATCTGAGACTTACGATTGGGTATGTTGCAGATGTTAAGGAGCACTCCTTGTTGCACCCCAAGGATATGGCTAACCTTAGATCCATGAGGCAGCATGAGGTTTTCCTCGGCTTGAAGAGGGACTTGGCTGTGgtaagttttctttctttctttcatgttATTTTAACTGTACTTCTCTTCCCTTCCAAGATATCCAAGCTACATTTAGGGCCGAGGAAATGGTGAAttattcccataaaaaaatgaaggaataaAAGGGGAGAAGGATAGCGGCTGTGGATGCCTTCCACGTGGCCGAAAAGAGTATTCAAGAGCTCAAGAGCAAGTTGACTGAGGAGGAGAGGGAAAGGAAAAGTGTTGCGGCTACCTTACACATTGCTGAAAGGCAAGCTGAAGGCCAACGGGTGCTTTTTCACAATGCCGAGGATCAGCTGGTCGCCTCTACGGAGCAAATAATTACCCtgaagaaaaaattggaaaaggCCAAAAAGGCCAAGGATCAAGCAGAGAAGGCCAGGGAGGAGGCAGAGAAAGCTAGGGAGGAGACTGAACAGCAAGGGTATGACATAGGAATGGCTGAGACTGAGGAAGCCATAACCTTATTGACAGTTTCAGCCTGTCCATTCCCCTGTGGATATGTCGAGGTGGAATATCTATTTGTTATACCCAGGTTACAGCAATACCTCCTAAAGGCCTTGCTGTCAAACTGAGGACCATAGTCCGAGATGAGGGTACGAAGGATTCCAAACAgtgtgacaatatttttccaaacatatCTCTTGGCATTCACATCCCTGATATTTGTCAATGGTTCAGTTTtaacccatttagtgaagtaatctgtGTCGACCAATAAATATCTCTTATTCCCTACTGCCTTATGGAAAGGCCCTACAATATCCAAACCCCATTGAACATAAGGTCAAGGACTAGACAAAGAATTAAGGACCCCCCTCCCCCCTAGGTTGGTGAATGTTTAGGGCAAATAtttggcattgatcacacttcttcaTGTACTCTTGTGCTTCCCTTtacatatttggccaccaaaaCCCTTGAGTGAGGGCCCTGTGAGACAAAGATCCGGCCCccgtgtggcttccacaaatctcTTCATGTAATTCTTCAAGGAGTAGCTCAACTACTTCAGGGTGTATGCATAGCAAATATGGTCCAAAAAAAGAGCGTTTATATAACTTTTAGTCCTTAGACAATCAAAACTGAGGAGCCTTCCTCCGTACCTTATCAGCCTCGGACTTACTCTCAAACAAGACATCTTCCTTAAGGAATAGCACAATAGAGTCCATCCAGCTAGGACCCACCCttatttgatgaatatgaaCCCCGTCTCCCCCTACCTTAGTAGGTTTACACAAGTCTTCCACAAAGATCACCTGAGGTAAACTTTGTGCTGAGGAGGTTGCTAGCGTGGCAAGAGATTTAGCATGTGTATTTCTACTTCTAGGGATTTGTGACAAATTGAAAGACTCAAATCCAGACTGTAAGTGTCTTACCTGGTTCAAATATTCCTGCATTCTGAGATCTCTGGTTTCCAACTTTCCTTGAACTTGGCCTACAACCAGGCTTAAATCAAAGAATATTTCCACTTcttttccacccattttttgAACCATGGTCATCCCTACTAGTAGAGTTTCATACTCAGCTTCATTTTTTGTGGTCGAGAAGCCCAAtcttaaggatttctcaattGTAATCCTCTCGGAAGATatcagaactagccccactccagaTCCTCTGTGATTCGTAACATCATCAATGTATACCTTCCAAGATAAAGGTTCCTGTAAGGAGATTGCACCAaccaattttccatccatgttttgCTTCTCTATTCTCTCTTCTAATGGGGTTTCAGTAAACTCGGCCACCAGATCGGCTAGGACCTGACCCTTGACAGAagtgcgaggcatgtacttgatatcgAAAGCCCCTAGGATCGTACCCCACTTGGCAATCCTTCCTGTGTAATCAAAACTCCGAAGTAGAGATCTAAGCAGAAGCTGCGTCAGGACAACAACTATGTATGATTGGAAGTAGTGGGGGAGCTTACGCGTAGCATGCACAATTGCCAAAATGACCTTCTTAAGTGGTAGGTAACGGACCTCGACCTCATGTAGTGACTTGCTCATATAATAAACTGGCCTCTGTATACCATTATCAACCCGAACAAGCACCAAGCTTACCGCATGGGAAGCTACAGCAATGTTAGCAAACAAAACCTCGTCCATCTTGGGTCTGGACATAATGGGCGGCCGAGATAGGTACTCCTTCAACTGCTGGAAGGCTAAaacacactcctcggtccattcaaatcccttccacttgctCAATAACTAGAAGAAAGGTCTACACTTGTTTGCTGATCGAGAGATGAATCAGTTTAGAGCAGCAGTCATCCCTGTTAGCTTCtagacctctttgggattccgaggcAGTTGTAAATTGTTGATTGCTTTAATTTGATTAGAGTTGATTTCAATTCCACGATATGTAACCATGTACCCTAAGAACTTACCTGATCCGACCCCAAAAGAACATTTAGAAGCATTGAGTCACAGCTTATGCCTCCTCAAGATCTTAAAGATATTCCCGAGGTCGTTAATGTGCTCAGACTCCAACTTACTCttaaccaccatgtcgtctatataaatctcaatgttCTTCCATAGTTGTGgctcaaacatcctggtcatcatcctctgataaGTAAACCCCGTATTCTttaaaccaaagggcatcaccttgcAGTGGTAATTCCCAGTCGGAGTGACAAAAGTTGTTTTCTTCTAATCATCCAAGGCTAAAGGTATCTGATAGTACCCTTaaaaggcatccaaaaagctcatccgaAGATGGCCTACAGTTGCATCCACTAGTTGATCAGTCCGAGGCATGGAGAAAGGGTCCTTTGGATAGGCTTTGTTCAAGTCTATGAAGTCTACACACACCCGCcacttcccattcttcttctttactaccaCTGTATTAGCCAACCATTCAAGGTAGAATACTTCTTTAATAGTCTCAACCGGCTTAAGCTTGTTCAGCTCTTCCTTAACAGCATCAGAATGTTCTTTAGATAAGCGCCAAGGTGGTTGCTTCCTAGGAAGGACAACTGGGTTGACATTCAAATGGTGGCAAATGAAGTCAGGATCTACCCCAGGAGCCTCATAGGCATTCCAGGCGAACACATTAATATTCCTCCTAAGAAACGCTAACAGATCTTCTTTCTCCCGAGGAGGCAACTGAGCTCCGACCTGAAAAAAATTCTTCGGATCGCCATCTATAGAAATTTCCTCCAACCTCTTACACTTTGCCTCTCCTAACACCGCATCCGTAGATAGGACTGGAATCCTTGATTGTTATGAGCCCCCCTCAATAGAGGCTGAGGACTCAACCGCAGGCTGATGCATGATGGCAACCACGAGGCACTGCCTAGCCATGGATTAACTCCCCACAAGCTCCTTAATCCAGTCCCCTAATGGATACTTCACCTTCAAATGCAGATTTGAAGAAACAGCCCCTAAGGCATGAAGCCAAGGCCTGGCCACAATGGCCGTGTAGGGAGAGTATGCATCcaccacaatgaagtccactTCAACCATCTCTAAACCTGCCTGCACAGGAAACCTAATCTAACCCCTTGGGATGACAaccttcccatcaaaactcaccaaaggTGAATCATAGGCTGTCAAATCCTCAGACTTTAAGTTCAACCCTCTATACAAGTTAGGGTACATAATCTCTGCACCACTGCCCTGATCTACcatcaccctcttcacatcatacctCCTATTTTAAGGGTGACCACTAAAGCATCATCGTGTGGCTGGATGGTTCCCATCTTGTCCTCGTCTGAAAAACTCAGCGTCGGTCGGATATCCACTCTAGCCCTCTTCGGCTCAGAATTAGAGTCTTCGACTGGTAGCCGAGCTACAAACATCACCTTGGAAGGATGAGAACCAGTCCTCCCAGGTGTAGAaaagatgacattaattgtgcccAATGGAAGCCTTGAAGAAGCGTTCCCTTGAGCCCCTGACCTTGATTGGTCTCCTTGCCCGTTGGACCGATACAATAACTGCTATAACCTTCCCTTTCTAACCAGTTACTCTAGATGATTCCACAGAATTCTACAATCCTCGGTGGTATGCCCCCGCTCCTGATGGTATTAGCAATGAAGGATCTAGTTGCACCTCAAGGGGCCTCctcccattttgtttggccatttgaagtcTGGCTCGTTCTTGATCTTCTCTAAGACTTAATGCACTAATTCTCAAAACACAGTGTTAACCACCTGAGGAGCTGTAGATCTAGATTTTCCAGCAAAATCCATTCGGGGTCTATTATTATTGTCTCTGTCCACCCTAAAATCtctcctctcttgagggataaccttaccCTTCCTTTTGCCTTGTTGTTGGTCTTCCTCAACCCTCTTGTATTCGTCAATGCGGTCCATAAACCGATGCACACTCCTTACCAGCTCCTTGGTTAAggattttctcaaatcatgctcAGTAGGCAGGCCGACCTTGAGGTCCTTACAGCCACATCATCAAAATTCCCATCAATCTCGTTGAACATCTCACAGTATCTGTCCAAGTACATTTTCAGGGTCTCCCATTCTTACATGGACATGGATAACAAGGAAtccaaaggccgaggaaccctactaCATGTAATAAAACGAGAGCCAAACGCTCGAGTGAGCTCCTTGTAGGAGTCAATAAAACCTGCACCCAGACCATCAAATCACCTCATCGCCACAGGCCCCAACCGAATggaaataccttgcacatcaaggtcTCATTCTTGGAGTGTACAGTCATTCTCTAGTTGAAGTGACTTACGTGCTCCACAGGATCTATACGACCATTGTACATGGTAAACGTGGGCTGAGTGAACCGCCAAGGAAGTCTCCCTCCCTCAATCTTGCATGTGAAAGGTGATCTGGAAATTTGGCTGAGTGCTTTGCTCATTGCATCATTTCCTAAACCCTTGGAAGATGAGCTCCCGTTTCTGCGCTCATGGTGGTAGTCCTCATCATAGTTAAAGTGACTTACGTGCTCCACAGGATCTATACGACCATTGTACATGGTAAACGTGGGCTGAgtgaaccgccgaggaagtcTCCCTCCCTCAATCTTGCATGTGAAAGGTGATCTGGAAATTTGGTTGAGTGTTCTGCTCATTGCATCATTTCCTAAACCCTTGGAAGATGAGCTCTCGTTTTTGCGCTCATGGTGGTAGTCCTCATCATACGCGAAAGACTCACTGGAAGGAGTCCTTGATCTACGTCTATAACTACCATCCTTTTCACCGTCagaagagaaatcagaaatgGAAGGGGTTTGCCTTCTCCGTTCGTGGCATAACTTCCTCTTTAAATGATCAATCTCCAGCTACATGTCCTTAGCATTTTTCTCATGAGAGACGCGGCTCCCACCCCAAGACTAGCTCCTAGTAGTATGAGTAGTATGCACACTCCCCTCTTAGTCCCTTCTTTGTTCAATATCGCGGAAGTGATCTTGATGTTGAGACCCCATAGATTATGCCTGGTTTTGACTTGAACCTACCATCGTTGAACGTTAGACCCACTATAACACTAGTAAGTTCCCACAGAAGACGCCAATTATAAGGAACAGATTTGAGTCCCTAACCTAAAAGgtggatggacttaggcccaaaaagcccaaaacaatgaatttgtagagagtgggttggaaaactgagttttaatCAATCAGATAACCACTAAAGtggattcaaatgacaagagaatgaagatagacaagtttaaactaaagaaaatcatcattggcacagtccgaggagatcagttcttatgtatttctctcaaatttgattacaaatacaattcttgattgttacagtatttttccctctttatttctctccctcccccccccccccccccctcccctcccctCCCCTCATTGcctctttctccttttatactctcTTCCCCTTTCATCTTTACCCTCCACGTGCAGGCTAGATGGTTggtgctgatacttgtcctatcagcacCTTCCTAAAATCTTTGTGTAGTAGTTATAAGGATGAAAACCACTGTttaggtatcacttccacattaatgcggtcagagggttagctgcagagcattcaatgtagtggtagcagctttcttcttagatattttaggactccccCTATCCTATGTTTCTGTAATGCTTATCCGTATCAATAGAATTTCCTAGAACGTTCCCCTAGACGGTAGACCACCCCTTCAGACCTCGGCTTTGGTCAACCGATGAGGCATTCATCCTCGGACCACCCTCATAGGCTCTTATATccaaaactaacttcttcaTTTACCAACATGGACTTTCCTAGTAATGTTTACTCCTTCTCGAACGACTTCACGTTCTCGGATTGGGCCCCAgacccaatatatacatagataatgAGCTCTTGAGCCCAATACCCCTATAGTTATTATGCCCACAAAGAAATATGAGAATTTTCCCTCAAGCACATCCATTTAGAATTGCATTTGTAATTTGAGTTTGTATCCTagcttacttaaaaaaaaaaaagctacttttGGTTATTTACAATTGGATAAATTTTAGATTCGTTTATATTCGGTACCTTAAAGTAACTATGCTTAGTAAATGAGATTTGATATCTGTAATTGTGTCTTGAGGAAACTGTAAAACAAAATGATAGGAAATTTGGATTGTTGTTATAGCCAAAATTAATGAATAGAACCCAtagaaattcaagaaaatacatTGATACCAAAAGTCCATCACCGTATTAATATTTACCCCATAGAAGACAAATGTAATTAGtgaatttgaaacaaaaatgaagGAGAACTTAAGGTAAAGCAACACAAAAAGAAACCACCAACTACTTGACCAACCAATTTTACTCGATTCTTCAATCGCTATTTTGAGAGACCATAAAAACTTGGTTTGATTTCAAAAGAGACTAGTggaatttcttattttttggagtcaacactttttttatattacacaaagaatagaaaaataaaatacaaattgagGAACTGAATTTTCATTAAGTATTGAATGAAATTACATTTAATTACATCGCTTTTTGTCATGGTtacaatctaagaaaatatcatatctaaattttaaagaaaatatcatatccaaatttttataacaaaaatatggTTTTCAAGATAAAATATCTTATCGggatttttataacaaaaatatggTTTTCAAGACGTAAAATattagatctgaatttttataacaaaaatatgttTGCCATTTCGGCACTCCAAGAGTGCCAAACAGCACATGTGAAGTGACGTTCGACACTTAAACAGTGCCGAATGGCATCCCATTCAAGGTAGGAGTATATGGTTTCAGTATTTTGGGGGCCTAGGGAGCCCTTTTGCTTTGGCCTTGGCACAAGCCATCTTCTTCAATTCTACCTTCCATAAATCATCATTCTTGGGCTCCTATCCTAACTCAAATGGTGGTGTGGCaataacaattttaagaaatgtCATTGGCCCTTTTCTTCATCGTAGCCATAACATTGAAGTTGGTGTTGGGATGTTCATCCTCATTTTGATGGCAGTTTGTTGGGTCTGAATTTGGGAGTACTGTTAATCTTTGATATTTGTGGTCTTTGAGAGACATTCGTTGTATAAGGGATTTTAACTGGGGAGGTATGGCTTATGCAACTCACCGGCACTTTATGAATCAACTCTCTCGACAAGGCATTTCAAGCATAGGCGATGCATCGTTTGTAGATTCTATTGAGAAAGCTTATTCTGATTCGAGTTGTATTGCAGATATCAGTCCAAAGTCAGGCCCaagatatgatatatatatatatatatatatatatatatggacttGAAATTCATGAGATCGCCTCATTTTACAACTCTAAGTTTGGTACATATTATCTCCGGACATCAAAGAGATaatttgaatgtttttacttttgaaaTTAGTAATGAAACTAATAATGATATGGAATTTAAACAAGGGTATTTAAATTAAACCTAAAGTTCCAAACTTTCATATAAAACAAATATAGGTCAAGtgcccattttctttttttaattcttgggTCAACTTTTAATTTGGAAGGTCTAGTTTTCAAAAAGAAACTTTTTGAAAGagtagttttcaattttagggGGCCAATAGGGGTGTGTAGCCAACCCGTCAAAACTGACTCAATCCAGCCCAATCTGTtaggttgggtcggtttttaagacttggtggattgggttgggttacaaaaaaaattttgataacgggttgggttgggttcaGGTCAAactcaacccgacccacccatatatttaatacatatttaaaatatattatataattaataattttttttaaataatcagCTCTTCttatcctatataaaagtcaATTGGTAGTAAACTACCATtacctttaaggagttacattgatactaatctttgagattttttaatatatatatatatatatatataatttttgctcaatttattaataatagtaataaaaaaaattgtccaactcATAGGTTTAACCCAGAACCCggcccatgtgggttgggttgggttgggttgaattttttttaacccactaTGGTGGGTTGGATCAAAAAATCCTCttaacccaacccgacccatgcacacctcTAGGGACCAAAATATAGTGATTCCGacgggatggcaatttttctcCGCCCCGCttaacccgcccctccccgcttcgccccgtgcgggttttccccaccccacaaaggtggtggggcggggatggggcgagattttagacccacaccagggggtggggcggggatgggtttacactTTTCAGACCCTCCcctccccgccccgccccgcctcACCCCACATTAATAatggttaaattgtaattttatcgTATCCTAAAACTCTaccatttaaacaaaaatatcattagcttattttattctacctaacgtgggtctacctcttttttctctctagcaaagttggaaataaggtaccaattttaacttttttttgtctttattagaaacaaatttatatactattgaattgctaatttcattcatgattcatacggtctttctcaacttacttttcatcatgaacataatataattttttttaatgagttacaGGTATATGGCTCTAAATATGTGTCTGtgtcattgtttttgtaattttgtgtggGCATTTGGCTGCTTAACAACACTACTTCTTTATGCTTGTTAAAGTCCATATCTATTTTACAAgctggatttttgttttttaatttttggagaacAAGATGATGAGGGTCAGGGATATGTTTCATTAGgagtttggattattttattgtgtcatactatgagatttttgttgtaatattgtcttgttaaacatttagataatattatttagtttttgctaaaaattagtttgatttgataggataaatttatttataatttcaagtatatttttattattgaaacatgtcgttttatttgaaaaaatagtaatagttgtaggaaaaattaacaagaaataaagttttacggTGTAGGACGGGGCTTCGTGGGTTTTCGCGGGGCcttaaggggcggggatggggcaagaaattttccTTGTCATGcagggcggggcggggatggggtaagAAAAATCCATGCGGGGCGGGGGCGAAAATctcatccttcggccccgccccgtcccattgccatccctagatTCCGTATCTTacttactttctttctttctttctttctttttcttttaatcataaACAGTAGAAATTTATTGCATGCAATTAAAGTTCATGATAATGATACAAAAGAATAACAATTTTGGGgatccaaatcttctatcccaCTCTCAGTGCTACACTTTATGTTCCACAAATTAAAATTTGCCACATGTCTACTTATTTCATTAATACCTAATTTTATGCCTTCTCTCCtttattttccttaaataaataaacaaaaactaatacaTCATAGCACGTGGCAGCAACACCACCACCAATCTTCACCGACACAGGTCGCTGGTGCTGCTAGTCATGGCCATGCCACCTTTGCCACTAAACTCACATCTGCAACACAAATGGTTGTCCTTCACATCCCAATTAAATCAAATCCCTcataaacccaaacccaaactaCAGTTCTTCTCCACTTGGAATAActcacaaaaatcaaaattgttcTCAACTAGGTATTTTAACCACTTTACAGTCCATCCTCTCTTCTCCATCACATGCCACCCAAAGCCCACAAATCTTCTAGACAGTGAAGACTTGGTAATGGGATGAAATTTCTCACAAAAAATCCAAACCATCCTATCATCCACCACCAATTAGTGGAGTAGAAAGAATGATACAAAAGATTTGTACTCGAATTTTGAGGTGTACACCCCAGCTAtacaatttcataaaaataaccCAACAAACCATTCACACAAATAAGGCCACGTTATCCCCCTTCATTTTATCCAGCACTTGACATGTGTTAGCTATCAGTTTCTTGACTCCTTTGGTGATAGCATCAGGTATCTTCCTTTCAATTATATATACTAaggtttttttaaagaaattctGCCAACAAATAGATCGGTCActgtcttattattattattgttattattattatcattatcattatcattattgaTGTGAAgactaaaaattttaatcatgAGAAGATAAATTCGATACATTTTCAACCGAGGAGGCCATAAGCATACAAGGTGAATCTTCTACCCAAGTagcaaaaggtttttttttttttttaagaaggaaCTGTAAAAGAAGATAATCCTTTTTCATGCTAATTAATCCAAACTC is a genomic window of Quercus lobata isolate SW786 chromosome 2, ValleyOak3.0 Primary Assembly, whole genome shotgun sequence containing:
- the LOC115960167 gene encoding uncharacterized protein LOC115960167, with the protein product MYNGRIDPVEHVSHFNYDEDYHHERRNGSSSSKGLGNDAMSKALSQISRSPFTCKIEGGRLPWRFTQPTFTMYNGRIDPVEHDLKVGLPTEHDLRKSLTKELVRSVHRFMDRIDEYKRVEEDQQQGKRKGKVIPQERRDFRVDRDNNNRPRMDFAGKSRSTAPQVVNTVF